From the genome of Notolabrus celidotus isolate fNotCel1 chromosome 5, fNotCel1.pri, whole genome shotgun sequence, one region includes:
- the layna gene encoding layilin, whose translation MDLHIFFCQLLLLLFDPSEATSLITADIFEARGQRVCKAGKDKPCYKLAYFSELRRRLNFVEAELACRRDGGQLLSVESESEQKIIEQLITELRPTDGDFWIGLRRSHGNEESSSDCSSQYYWMDGSKSTFRNWHWDEPSCGYEVCVVMYHQPSAPPGLGGLYMFQWNDDNCETKNNFICKYTGEKPQDPSPSPNDTQTNVFPSSVLPWNPGDHNQNRSTALNLVYVIIPTIPLILLLLTVIGVCCFKVCGKRRRKEQKSEVCQTELGLGGSAPPADVYNVIRSQKDDDLVSARPNIKNTSFLCSSPDTPTGDYDNLGGRDTESGFVTLASTESCYLNFDLNDHSLGRRGTRDFYDTSLGRPGKKDLNYTGQREFYDRSLGRRTTKSEHYGSSVYGDHGLYDGSIRGGSDLYDSKLKPGSHTVKADLYQTFISNGREDTYQTSLGTYGNRKSYQANLDCYRNGLNLDGGRRYFNEQDWINSRENY comes from the exons atggacctgcatatatttttctgtcaaCTCCTGCTTCTGTTGTTTGATCCCTCTGAAGCCACAAGCCTCATTACAG CGGACATTTTTGAAGCCAGAG GTCAACGTGTGTGCAAGGCAGGAAAAGACAAGCCATGTTACAAGCTGGCTTATTTCTCTGAGCTCCGACGAAGGCTAAACTTTGTGGAGGCCGAGCTTGCCTGCAGACGGGACGGAGGGCAGCTGCTGAGCGTGGAGTCGGAGTCCGAGCAGAAGATCATAGAGCAGCTCATCACAGAGCTCCGCCCAACTGATGGAGACTTTTGGATAGGTCTCCGGCGAAGCCATGGAAATGAGGAGAGCAGCTCAGACTGCTCCTCACAGTACTACTGGATGGACGGCAGCAAGTCGACTTTCAG AAACTGGCACTGGGATGAGCCATCGTGTGGCTATGAGGTGTGTGTGGTGATGTACCACCAGCCGTCTGCTCCTCCTGGTCTAGGGGGCCTCTACATGTTCCAATGGAACGACGACAATTGTGAaactaaaaacaactttatctgCAAATACACTGGAG AGAAGCCACAGGACCCGTCCCCTTCTCCCAATGACACTCAAACAA ATGTCTTCCCTTCATCAGTGCTTCCATGGAATCCAGGGGATCATAACCAGAATAGAAGTACAG ctctgaattTGGTTTACGTCATCATTCCCACCATTCCTCTGATACTGCTTTTATTGACGGTGATTGGAGTctgctgcttcaaagtgtgtggCAAACG AAGGCGAAAGGAGCAGAAATCTGAAGTGTGCCAGACAGAGCTGGGCCTTGGAGGCAGTGCACCACCAGCTGATGTCTACAATGTGATTCGCTCCCAGAAGGACGATGATCTGGTTTCAGCTCGCCCAAACATCAAAAACACCTCCTTTCTTTGCTCCTCCCCTGACACACCCACAGGTGACTACGACAACCTCGGGGGCCGGGACACAGAGAGCGGCTTTGTGACTCTTGCAAGCACAGAGAGCTGCTACCTCAACTTTGACCTTAATGATCACAGCCTGGGTCGTCGAGGAACCAGGGACTTCTATGACACCAGCCTGGGCCGCCCTGGAAAGAAGGACCTGAACTACACCGGGCAGAGAGAGTTCTATGACAGGAGTTTAGGTCGTCGTACAACAAAGAGTGAGCATTATGGCAGCAGTGTGTACGGAGACCACGGACTGTATGATGGCAGCATCAGAGGAGGGAGTGACCTTTATGACTCTAAACTGAAGCCTGGAAGTCACACAGTAAAGGCTGACCTCTATCAGACTTTCATCTCCAATGGCAGAGAGGACACCTACCAAACCAGCCTCGGGACCTATGGAAACAGAAAATCATACCAAGCCAATCTGGATTGCTACAGAAATGGTCTAAATCTGGATGGTGGAAGGAGGTACTTCAATGAGCAAGACTGGATTAACAGCAGAGAAAACTACTGA